From the Candida dubliniensis CD36 chromosome 2, complete sequence genome, the window TTGTACATAAATAAGCTTACTCTAAATAAAATAggagtggtggtggtttaTCACTTTGACGAGGGAATTTGAGAAATATACACAACTCAAAAATTCTTGGAATTGCcttaaattcaataatgcTTGGAACTGTATTATTTTGTACATTTACACTCAACACTTAAGTTGATCATCAAGACTGATCGTAGCTATGACACGAGTGGGTATTCCTACACATCACCCAACATTCTTTCTCCTCAGCTAAACGTATAGGGGAAGTTTCAAGTAGAAAAAGCTTGAGCAATCAAATAACTGTAACTTTAGACGGTTAATATGGGCTAGAATACACAATAAAGACATATAAATCTTATTACTCCAAAGTGCATTAATACGCTCATTGTAAAGCTTCATTCTTGCACAGTTTTGAATGGATATGCACTTTAAATAAGAACCGTGTTGAAAGTACTGACAATGGTATTGTGTCATCCACGACATCTGGTTTCGCGTATAACAGCCAAATAGAAAAGAGACTCGTCAAAACTTGAGTTCAACTTTGAAGATGAGCTTTTTGTTGGCACCATTTCATTATAAGCATGTACCACTCCTAATTCAACTATCCCCTTCGTGAATCTTTGTTAGAATTCCataatttgaatcatttataAGGAGCAAACAAGGCTTGGCAGCCACCACACTACTTTATTCAAACATTCTTAAAATCGTGAAACTTGTGTAGTATTACACGATGTCTGAAGTTCCTAATCAAGAATCTCCGAGTTCATCGATATTTAAACAATCGAATGcctcatcatcaacaaaaatacaTGGTGCTCCATCTAGTTCACAAATTGCTAATGTCGATTTCAACACCTTGAGAAAACTAAATACAAACACCTCGTTTTCGTCAAACTTAACTAACTCAACCACTAAAACAAGCAATGCTTTATCCAGGCTATTCACTAGAAATAAGTCGTCATCTaacatttcaatttatcattcTCCAAGCGATGATGATAGCTCCCCAAAGACACTTCGAGAATCCGCGTCTCCATCTGAATCAAGCAAGAGTGGCAATAGGTTGAAGATTGCCCAGAAGTTAAAGTTTTCCAAGAATCAAAGCAGTCGTAAACCAGAATTGTTTTTGGATACCAGTAGCTCAATAAGTGAAGATAACTCTTCGTTTCGGAAAATAGTAACTGGTAATCTGCTGAATGAGGTGAATAAGTCAAGAAAGAACTCAATGAGCTCACCAATGAGTACCACATTTCATAGTTTGTTTCATCGATCTCATCACAATGGCAGCAGTTTTCAGCAAGGTACCAATCTGGTTGCGACTGGTACGACACCTTTGTCCAGTAAGTTCGATGACTTGTCAAAAGTATCCAAGGCAACTTTATGTCTTTCCTCAAACAGctcaaattcaataatcaGCAATCCTGAACTAGCTCAGATTTATAATTTCACCAAcccaaatatttcaattgaagatgGAGAGACTAATATGGACCATACAAACAGTTCTTTTTTGGATATTCATAAGAAAATGCTTGTGCCAGCAGATCTGTTTATCCAGAATAAGTTAAACAAGTATCACCAAACAGAAGTTGGATTGGGCATATATGAAAGTGAATTAGATCACGAAAAAGATAGTAAGATATATTCGAACCTTTATCATTACTTGAAACCACTATTCACCCCATCCTTTTCCGTATCCGACTCTGGTCGAAAGGTAAGCATGTGTCCAATATTGAATGCAAATGTGGAAGAAATTGCAAGTTTTGTAAAAGAGAGCTTTTGTTTACACCAGCCCAATGAAAGAGCATCATTAGATCACGATAAAAGTTTTAGACTGAAGACAAGATCAAGTGTATCAAGTTTAGGCCGTGGTAAGATTGACGATTTTGATTACAGACAGTTATCAAATTTGTTTGAGAAATTGATGACAGTATTGAGTCACAACTTACAAACTGCCGAGCCATCGGAAGTATCTTTACAAACTTTGATATTGAACGCATGGagatattataataattatatcagGTTTTACGTGCTAAGTGTATTTCAACCATTGCAAACGCACTTGAATGAACTATATATGAAAAATCAGAATGGAAGCAAAATTACTAGAATAGATGACCTTTTACTTGTATCTTTTCGCAAGGTTTTTATTACTGAACAGGGAATTGGAAGTGGGAATAGAGAGCCATCTCAATTTTTGGGGAATACTGAGAGTGATGAGTCAACTGGTAATGAATTGTTTACTTCAACTTTGGCTGTGTTGTCGAGTATATCATAGAAGTGACTGTTTTATAATGAAGAGATTATTGACTAGTATTATTACATTATTTACTTCACTAAACAAACATGATTGACCACTCCAGTTGTCAAATAACGGGCATGAGACAAACTAATGAATgctttattatcatcaccagTATTTGGAAATATGCACTTACAAGAATAAGAATGGACATATTTTGTGGTGAATTATTGTATAGCAAGAGGTAGTTGTTTTCTGTTTTGTCAGTACAGTATCTTTCACATCTATGGACCGATgcttgtttgtttcaaatgGTTGCAGATACCCTTGGCCTTCCTTGGATTCTTCAAACTAAATTTTGAATGATATTGCAATACACCATACATTAAAAGACATGCATATTTTTGTATGTCTTATTTGTGGGTGATATGAAATTCATTGCAGCTTTGGCGGTAATTTATACACTAAAGAGTATAAGGGTTGTTCATATGACCATGCTAGTTCAACAGCCGGTCTGAAACGTTCAAGGGCTCATTGTTTATATTCAGACGACATGACTCTAGTGTTATAGAATCACTAGATACCTGTCATATTTCTGAATATTACTACTGCTGACTTTCACTTTTCTAAATCTTGTAtgatcaattcattttgttttattgtgCTTtctaaacaagaaaatcac encodes:
- a CDS encoding conserved hypothetical protein (similar to Q59KJ3: ORF in C. albicans Major Repeat Sequence, RB2 region;~this gene lies within the RB2 region of MRS_2); protein product: MSEVPNQESPSSSIFKQSNASSSTKIHGAPSSSQIANVDFNTLRKLNTNTSFSSNLTNSTTKTSNALSRLFTRNKSSSNISIYHSPSDDDSSPKTLRESASPSESSKSGNRLKIAQKLKFSKNQSSRKPELFLDTSSSISEDNSSFRKIVTGNSSNEVNKSRKNSMSSPMSTTFHSLFHRSHHNGSSFQQGTNSVATGTTPLSSKFDDLSKVSKATLCLSSNSSNSIISNPELAQIYNFTNPNISIEDGETNMDHTNSSFLDIHKKMLVPADSFIQNKLNKYHQTEVGLGIYESELDHEKDSKIYSNLYHYLKPLFTPSFSVSDSGRKVSMCPILNANVEEIASFVKESFCLHQPNERASLDHDKSFRSKTRSSVSSLGRGKIDDFDYRQLSNLFEKLMTVLSHNLQTAEPSEVSLQTLILNAWRYYNNYIRFYVLSVFQPLQTHLNELYMKNQNGSKITRIDDLLLVSFRKVFITEQGIGSGNREPSQFLGNTESDESTGNELFTSTLAVLSSIS